One Aethina tumida isolate Nest 87 chromosome 5, icAetTumi1.1, whole genome shotgun sequence genomic window carries:
- the LOC109605201 gene encoding protein hairy, whose protein sequence is MVTNTQASVLQQNAISSVQPTPTVESTTTARRVSDNRRSNKPIMEKRRRARINNCLNELKTLILDAMKKDPARHSKLEKADILEMTVKHLQNLQRQQVAMSASADPSVVNKFRAGFSECASEVGRFPGLDPIVKRRLLQHLANCLNQGGKPQEVPQVQVHILPNKPEPQVVPQSSGIIFSNGNGTGVQLVPTRLPNGDIALVLPTSVAQGMPQQMNSSVPLLVPIIPDRSPSVQSASSSTSNYSPSHSPEPMDTMYSQPKPLSLVVRKSEPVEEEEKPWRPW, encoded by the exons ATGGTGACCAATACACAGGCCAGTGTGCTGCAGCAAAATGCCATCAGCAGCGTACAACCAACCCCCACGGTCGAGTCGACCACCACGGCAAGGAGAGTCAGCGACAATCGAAGG AGCAACAAGCCCATCATGGAGAAGAGGCGCAGGGCCAGGATCAACAACTGCTTGAACGAGCTCAAGACCCTCATCCTGGACGCCATGAAAAAAGAC CCAGCCCGCCACTCTAAGTTGGAGAAGGCCGACATCCTGGAGATGACGGTGAAGCACCTGCAGAACCTGCAGCGGCAACAAGTGGCTATGTCGGCTTCCGCCGACCCGTCGGTCGTCAACAAGTTCCGCGCCGGCTTCAGCGAGTGCGCCAGCGAGGTGGGCCGCTTCCCCGGCCTGGACCCCATAGTGAAGCGGCGACTGCTCCAACACCTAGCCAACTGCCTCAACCAGGGCGGCAAGCCGCAGGAGGTGCCGCAGGTGCAGGTGCACATACTCCCCAACAAGCCCGAGCCCCAAGTCGTACCGCAAAGCAGCGGCATCATATTCAGCAACGGCAACGGCACCGGCGTCCAACTGGTGCCCACCAGGTTACCCAACGGCGACATAGCCTTGGTGTTGCCCACCAGCGTGGCCCAAGGAATGCCCCAACAGATGAACTCGTCGGTACCCCTACTAGTACCCATCATCCCCGACCGGTCGCCCTCCGTGCAATCAGCCTCGAGCAGCACCTCCAACTACTCCCCCAGCCACAGTCCCGAACCCATGGACACGATGTACAGCCAACCCAAACCCCTGTCGCTGGTGGTGAGGAAGTCGGAGCCGGTCGAGGAGGAGGAGAAGCCGTGGAGGCCTTGGTGA